DNA sequence from the Candidatus Gracilibacteria bacterium genome:
AAAATTTTATTTTTTAACCTTATTTTTATGAAAAATTTACAACGGGTTTGCGCATTTTTTGCGCTGTTCCTTTTTATCCCCATGGCGCTCGCCGAAGACGGTTGGGGTTGGACCTCATCACCCACTCCGGGGGCACTCAACCTTCTCACCGATGAAACGGGCGAAACTGCCGAATCCTACTCCAATGGCACACTCTCGGATGACATCATGTTGTCCGAAATCCTTCCCAACCCCGAAGGAAGCGACACCGAGACCGAATGGATTGAACTTTATAATATGGGAACAGACAACGTAGATCTCGGCAATTGGTCTCTAGATGACGAAGAGGAAGGAAGCACCCCTTATATTTTCCCTGCCGGAACCACCATCGAAGCGCAAGATTTTCTCGTGATTTATCGTATCGACTCCAATCTTTCCCTCAACAACGACACCGACCAAGTCCGACTTTTTGATTTTGAAGGAACACTCAAAGACAACGTAACCTATGAAGGCTCTCCGGAAGCCCAATCCTACGCCCGTATCGAACTCGCGGAAGATGAAATGGCGCAAACGCCAATCGCCCCTCGAGGAAAACTTATATCATGGCTCATTCCGCAAGCGCGTGCCCAAGAACAAACATCAACAAATTCGTCTCAAAAAATCGCCTTCCTCAACTCACCTTGGGAATGGACCTCGGATTTAACCGTTGGCTCCCAAAACCCGATTTATTATTTTCTTCAAGGTACGGTTCAATCTCTCCTCCCCTTTAAAAACAGCGTTTTGCTGGATCGAAACGGAGCTACACTTGAGGTTTCTCTGGCAAAATTGGATCTCAATGACACTCTTAAAAAATCCATATTCAGCCCCGGCGAAACCGTCAGTGGATACGCCACCCAAACCGCACCCGACCAATTCGAGCTCAAACGGTTGG
Encoded proteins:
- a CDS encoding lamin tail domain-containing protein → MKNLQRVCAFFALFLFIPMALAEDGWGWTSSPTPGALNLLTDETGETAESYSNGTLSDDIMLSEILPNPEGSDTETEWIELYNMGTDNVDLGNWSLDDEEEGSTPYIFPAGTTIEAQDFLVIYRIDSNLSLNNDTDQVRLFDFEGTLKDNVTYEGSPEAQSYARIELAEDEMAQTPIAPRGKLISWLIPQARAQEQTSTNSSQKIAFLNSPWEWTSDLTVGSQNPIYYFLQGTVQSLLPFKNSVLLDRNGATLEVSLAKLDLNDTLKKSIFSPGETVSGYATQTAPDQFELKRLEDVPSTISLPTENKSLILRYILLSILLTGGLGFILWQQKKQTRMSKANVPSPSSSLDVAA